One window of the Halobacteriovorax sp. JY17 genome contains the following:
- the lon gene encoding endopeptidase La, producing MSDHESDYQVEIRPSDMDEATFPESVVIIPIMNSPIFPGMIAPIILTEDKFTPELDEQLLKTGYIALNLVKSDLKDETGEFVPEDELDLESRDISSKDIYKVGVLCKVVKKLKLPDGSVNILVHGVKRYRASGISQEAPLILTKIDVFEDILEADEELDAYTRSVINQVKKLSEINPYFNEEMKLAMLNPPSPGALADLVAFAISLDIPEAQDFLETLVVKKRFAKLLVYLKREKDVADIQKKISDEVNDKVNKYQREYFLREQLKVIRSELGMDEDEKSRDLKKMREQIEEADLPEDTVKSINEELDRLEVIPDSSPEYNVARTYINWMLDLPWDKSTDDKVDMPMAAKILEKDHYGLEKAKERILEFLAVRKLKPGYDGTILCLAGPPGVGKTSLGRSVAEALGRKFYRFSLGGMRDEAEIKGHRRTYVGAMPGRIIQALKRVEVNNPVIMLDEIDKLGQSFQGDPASALLEVLDPEQNSTFIDNYLDIPFDLSKVLFIATANYLGDIPEPLLDRMEVIELSGYTIEEKVSIANKWVIPKQLKKHGLLKGDFSLSATVLKKLISDYAREPGVRIMEQYVAKLCRKAAMLKVSAKRKAKKFSPGASDLEKLVGPARYQSDVAQKSVKPGVVTGLAWTSFGGEILFIETLPLVGKGGFKLTGQLGDVMHESANLAYSYVKKLLQQEIEEELKKSGKKKKRSKESEEDETPEDYLSDHEVHLHLPAGATPKDGPSAGITMALALYSLATNQKIRPQLAMTGELSLTGKVLPVGGIKEKVLGAKRAGIKEIILPKDCEKDLIEVPDRHRKGLKFYPVEHFDEVLKIAFKKKR from the coding sequence ATGTCAGATCATGAAAGTGATTATCAGGTCGAAATCAGACCTAGCGATATGGATGAAGCGACTTTTCCAGAGTCGGTAGTCATTATTCCAATAATGAATAGTCCAATTTTTCCAGGAATGATCGCACCGATTATTCTAACTGAAGATAAATTTACACCAGAACTTGATGAGCAGCTTTTAAAAACAGGTTACATTGCATTAAACCTTGTGAAGTCTGACTTAAAAGATGAGACTGGAGAATTCGTTCCTGAAGACGAGCTGGATTTAGAGTCGAGAGATATATCATCAAAAGATATCTATAAAGTTGGTGTGCTCTGTAAGGTTGTTAAAAAATTAAAACTTCCAGATGGATCTGTAAATATTCTTGTTCATGGAGTAAAGAGGTATAGGGCCTCAGGTATTTCTCAAGAAGCACCTCTTATTTTAACCAAGATTGATGTCTTTGAAGATATTCTCGAAGCTGATGAAGAGCTTGATGCTTACACACGATCGGTTATAAATCAGGTAAAAAAACTAAGTGAGATTAATCCATACTTTAATGAAGAGATGAAGCTTGCAATGCTGAATCCTCCATCTCCTGGAGCACTGGCAGATTTAGTAGCATTTGCAATTTCTCTAGATATTCCAGAAGCTCAAGATTTCTTAGAAACACTTGTTGTAAAAAAGAGATTTGCAAAGCTCCTCGTTTATTTAAAAAGAGAAAAAGATGTTGCAGATATCCAAAAGAAAATTTCTGATGAAGTTAACGATAAGGTTAATAAGTATCAAAGAGAATATTTCTTACGAGAACAGTTGAAGGTCATTAGATCTGAACTCGGAATGGATGAGGATGAGAAATCTCGTGATCTAAAGAAAATGAGAGAGCAAATTGAAGAAGCTGATCTTCCTGAGGATACAGTCAAGTCAATTAATGAAGAGCTTGACCGCTTGGAAGTAATTCCAGATTCATCTCCAGAATATAATGTTGCTAGAACTTATATTAATTGGATGCTTGATCTACCTTGGGATAAATCGACAGACGATAAAGTTGATATGCCAATGGCTGCAAAGATTTTAGAAAAAGATCATTATGGATTAGAAAAAGCTAAAGAAAGAATACTTGAGTTCTTAGCTGTTAGAAAATTAAAGCCTGGTTACGACGGGACAATTCTCTGTCTTGCGGGTCCTCCGGGGGTTGGTAAAACTTCACTTGGACGAAGTGTTGCTGAAGCTCTTGGAAGAAAGTTTTATAGATTTAGTCTTGGTGGTATGAGAGATGAGGCTGAGATTAAAGGGCATAGAAGAACTTATGTTGGTGCCATGCCTGGTCGTATTATACAGGCCCTTAAGAGAGTAGAAGTTAATAATCCAGTAATCATGCTTGATGAAATTGATAAGCTTGGGCAATCGTTTCAAGGGGATCCTGCTTCAGCATTATTAGAAGTTTTAGATCCAGAGCAAAACTCAACTTTCATTGATAACTACTTAGATATTCCATTTGATTTATCAAAAGTTTTATTTATTGCAACAGCAAATTATCTTGGAGATATCCCAGAACCACTCTTAGATAGAATGGAAGTAATTGAACTCAGTGGGTATACGATTGAGGAGAAAGTTTCAATTGCAAATAAGTGGGTAATTCCAAAGCAATTGAAGAAACATGGACTCTTAAAGGGGGACTTCTCTCTTTCTGCAACAGTACTTAAGAAATTAATTTCTGATTATGCTAGAGAGCCTGGTGTGAGAATTATGGAGCAATATGTGGCCAAGCTTTGTAGAAAAGCGGCCATGTTAAAAGTTTCGGCAAAGAGAAAGGCTAAGAAGTTTTCTCCAGGTGCGAGTGACTTAGAAAAGCTTGTTGGTCCAGCTCGTTATCAAAGTGATGTTGCCCAAAAGTCAGTTAAGCCTGGTGTAGTAACTGGTCTTGCATGGACTTCATTTGGAGGTGAGATTCTCTTTATAGAAACTCTTCCACTTGTAGGAAAAGGTGGCTTCAAGCTTACTGGTCAGCTTGGAGATGTCATGCATGAGTCAGCAAATCTTGCTTATAGCTATGTAAAGAAACTTCTTCAGCAAGAAATTGAAGAAGAGCTAAAAAAGAGCGGTAAGAAAAAGAAGAGATCCAAAGAGAGTGAGGAAGATGAAACTCCTGAGGATTACTTATCTGATCATGAGGTTCATTTGCACTTACCTGCGGGAGCAACTCCCAAAGATGGTCCAAGTGCAGGGATCACAATGGCCTTGGCCCTTTATAGTTTAGCAACGAATCAAAAAATTCGTCCACAGTTAGCAATGACTGGAGAGTTAAGTCTTACGGGTAAAGTTCTTCCTGTTGGTGGAATAAAAGAAAAAGTTCTTGGGGCTAAGAGAGCGGGAATCAAAGAAATAATTCTTCCAAAAGATTGTGAGAAGGATTTAATTGAAGTTCCAGATAGGCACAGAAAGGGACTTAAGTTCTATCCAGTAGAACATTTTGATGAAGTATTAAAAATTGCATTTAAAAAGAAGAGATAA
- the rpoZ gene encoding DNA-directed RNA polymerase subunit omega yields MARITIEDCLEKVENRYELVHLAVKRVKQLREGSESLVRSKNKEVVTALREIAAGKVKHAPVSEYDSDEF; encoded by the coding sequence ATGGCCAGAATTACAATTGAAGATTGCTTGGAAAAAGTTGAAAACAGATACGAGCTCGTTCACTTGGCCGTTAAGAGAGTTAAACAACTTAGAGAAGGTTCTGAATCTCTTGTAAGAAGCAAAAACAAAGAAGTTGTTACTGCTCTTAGAGAAATCGCTGCTGGAAAAGTTAAACATGCTCCTGTAAGCGAGTACGACTCTGACGAATTCTAG
- a CDS encoding long-chain fatty acid--CoA ligase → MIIKKNIPSLLFNKYKTNSQSKAIGWIKNNKVTTLNTHEYYEYISKITTALEEIGLRPNDKVSILADTSYIWNIYDLSCLCLNATVVPIYPTYTDDEISYIINHSESSLLILDNEKQLKKVCEVIDELSNIKSLVILEDIKNQDLIQLCSKHFKIYTHKELLEKGKLITLDKPNRLEELIDSVQDNSLASIVYTSGTTGQPKGAMIRHNAFWSMLQNVKSALGHNINEADRLLTFLPLSHVLGRCDSMLHLSLGIENVYAESIDKLIDNITLAQPTVMISVPRIFEKIYAKTQATIEGEGIVKKKLFQWAENVSTEYFDYLDKDQSPPSKILIARNLAYQMVFSKIYNRFGGKIRFFVSGGAPLGVDIIKFLRNANLTVLEGYGLTETIAPCCVNPVSKQMAGTVGLPLGDTQFKFDDDGEILVKSSALFSGYYRNEEETKKSFNDGWFKSGDIGRLNSNGYLQITDRKKDIIITSGGKNVAPQKIENLLKIRKYITHFMVIGDKRKFLSGVVGIEKESFLEILPALELTPNVTLEELSKNQGVINLIKEQIEAVNGGLASFESIKKFYIAPIEFTPESGLITPSLKLKKKEILKRFDKEIDAMYN, encoded by the coding sequence ATGATAATTAAAAAAAATATTCCATCACTACTCTTTAATAAGTACAAAACAAACTCTCAATCAAAGGCTATTGGATGGATAAAGAACAATAAGGTTACAACTTTAAATACACATGAATACTATGAGTATATTTCAAAGATAACTACGGCACTCGAAGAAATTGGACTTAGACCAAACGACAAAGTTTCTATTCTCGCTGACACATCCTACATTTGGAATATTTATGATCTGTCGTGCCTCTGCTTAAACGCAACAGTTGTACCGATCTATCCAACCTACACTGATGACGAAATAAGCTATATTATAAATCACTCTGAATCTTCCCTTCTCATTTTAGACAATGAAAAACAATTAAAGAAAGTCTGCGAAGTGATTGATGAATTGAGCAATATCAAGTCTCTTGTCATCCTAGAAGATATAAAGAATCAAGACTTAATTCAATTATGTAGTAAACACTTCAAAATTTATACTCATAAAGAACTCCTTGAAAAAGGCAAGCTAATCACCCTTGATAAACCAAATAGGTTAGAAGAACTAATAGATAGTGTTCAAGATAATTCTCTTGCATCAATTGTCTACACGTCAGGAACCACAGGGCAGCCTAAAGGCGCAATGATTAGGCACAATGCCTTTTGGTCCATGCTTCAAAATGTGAAATCGGCTCTCGGGCACAATATAAATGAAGCTGACCGACTCCTAACCTTTCTTCCACTCTCCCATGTTCTTGGAAGGTGCGACTCTATGCTACATCTATCCCTTGGCATCGAGAATGTTTACGCCGAAAGCATTGATAAACTCATCGACAATATTACGCTAGCACAACCAACTGTCATGATTTCAGTTCCAAGAATTTTTGAAAAAATATACGCAAAGACACAAGCAACAATTGAAGGTGAAGGAATAGTTAAAAAGAAATTATTTCAGTGGGCCGAAAATGTTTCTACAGAATACTTTGATTATCTAGATAAAGACCAATCTCCACCAAGTAAAATACTCATCGCTAGAAATTTAGCATATCAAATGGTCTTCTCTAAAATTTATAATCGCTTCGGTGGCAAAATACGCTTCTTCGTTTCTGGAGGAGCTCCGCTAGGTGTTGATATAATTAAATTTCTACGAAATGCTAATCTCACAGTTCTCGAAGGCTACGGTCTCACAGAAACCATAGCTCCCTGCTGCGTAAACCCAGTCTCTAAGCAAATGGCAGGAACAGTTGGATTACCACTTGGAGACACACAATTTAAATTCGATGATGATGGTGAAATTCTTGTTAAGTCCTCTGCTCTATTTAGTGGTTATTACAGAAATGAGGAAGAAACTAAGAAATCTTTTAATGACGGCTGGTTTAAGAGTGGAGATATCGGAAGACTTAATAGTAATGGATATCTCCAGATCACAGATAGAAAGAAAGATATCATAATTACTTCTGGTGGAAAAAATGTTGCACCACAAAAAATAGAAAATCTGCTCAAAATACGAAAGTATATTACCCACTTCATGGTTATTGGGGATAAGAGAAAGTTCCTTAGCGGAGTTGTTGGAATAGAAAAAGAGTCATTTCTTGAAATTCTTCCGGCCCTTGAGCTTACTCCAAACGTAACACTTGAAGAACTTTCAAAGAATCAAGGGGTTATTAACTTAATCAAAGAGCAAATTGAAGCTGTAAATGGTGGCCTCGCTAGCTTTGAGTCAATTAAGAAGTTCTACATTGCACCAATAGAATTTACACCTGAGAGCGGGCTTATTACTCCTTCTTTAAAATTAAAGAAGAAAGAAATATTAAAAAGGTTTGATAAAGAGATTGATGCAATGTATAACTAG
- a CDS encoding ABC transporter substrate-binding protein, giving the protein MNFAKLLILISALLIFSCKKKDDSNTLNVSISGEISTLDPANSYDTISASIVYQGYEQLFEYHYLKRPYTLQPLLAESLPLVENNGKKYTIKIKKGIKYHDDPAFKGNPRFVKAEDFINQIKRLAFLPTNSNGWWLFDQKIKGLNKFRETVGRDFLKFKGTNIEGLKAIDDQTLVIELNEAYPQMLYTLAMSFTSPMPIEAIEMYENNLNDKIIGTGPFKLDSWVSSTKLRLVKNDQYRKSFYPGQGDRIANSRNLLKDSGKVIPFIDKVEYNVYKEAQTRWLNFKAKKIDFLIIPKDNYSSAVDPNGNLTKELQEEKIKLQIFPTLTYWWLSFNMQDPLLGKNLNLRKAIAHAIDVERYIKVFTNNIGQKSNSIYPPGIPGYDPSSQLPYEYNMEKAKEFLKKAGYPNGKGLPTLTYDVRGVSATNRQQADFVKSELGKVGIKVQVALNNFPAFLEKARQGKLQFWQDGWALDYPDSENVLQLLISKNHAPGPNSTFYSNAKFDKLFNKMKVLPNGEEKIEIMKEMERIIVHDLPWVMQYYSRNYILYHERLNNYRHSDLIYNNFKYLRLNQK; this is encoded by the coding sequence ATGAATTTTGCAAAGTTACTAATACTGATATCGGCTTTATTAATTTTTTCATGTAAGAAGAAAGATGACTCTAATACTTTAAATGTCTCTATTTCTGGAGAAATCTCAACTCTAGATCCAGCTAATAGTTACGATACAATATCTGCGTCTATTGTCTATCAAGGATACGAGCAATTATTTGAATATCACTACTTAAAACGCCCTTACACTCTTCAACCACTTTTAGCTGAAAGTCTTCCCTTAGTTGAAAATAATGGGAAGAAATACACAATTAAAATAAAAAAAGGAATTAAATACCACGATGATCCTGCATTTAAAGGAAATCCACGTTTTGTTAAGGCAGAAGATTTTATAAATCAAATTAAGAGACTAGCTTTCTTACCAACAAATAGTAATGGTTGGTGGTTATTTGATCAGAAAATAAAAGGATTGAATAAATTTCGTGAAACTGTAGGAAGAGATTTTTTAAAGTTTAAGGGAACAAATATTGAAGGCTTAAAGGCTATAGACGATCAGACGTTAGTAATTGAGCTTAACGAAGCTTATCCTCAAATGCTCTATACTCTAGCAATGAGCTTTACTTCACCAATGCCTATCGAGGCCATTGAGATGTATGAAAATAATCTTAATGATAAGATTATAGGAACAGGACCTTTTAAATTAGACTCATGGGTTTCTTCAACAAAATTAAGACTAGTTAAAAATGACCAATATAGAAAGTCCTTCTACCCTGGACAAGGGGATCGAATAGCCAACAGTAGAAATCTCTTAAAAGACTCTGGAAAGGTGATTCCATTTATCGATAAGGTTGAATATAACGTCTACAAAGAAGCACAAACAAGATGGTTAAACTTTAAAGCGAAGAAGATTGATTTTCTTATTATTCCAAAAGATAACTATAGCTCCGCAGTTGATCCAAATGGGAACTTAACAAAGGAATTGCAGGAGGAAAAAATTAAATTGCAGATTTTTCCAACTCTAACATATTGGTGGCTGTCATTTAACATGCAGGACCCACTCCTAGGAAAAAATCTAAATCTCAGAAAAGCAATTGCACACGCCATTGATGTAGAGAGATATATAAAAGTATTCACGAATAATATCGGTCAAAAATCTAACTCTATCTACCCTCCGGGTATTCCTGGATATGATCCTTCATCACAGCTTCCATATGAATACAATATGGAAAAGGCAAAAGAGTTTTTAAAGAAAGCTGGCTACCCAAATGGAAAAGGACTACCAACCCTAACCTATGATGTAAGAGGAGTTAGTGCAACCAATAGACAACAAGCAGACTTCGTTAAATCAGAGCTTGGAAAAGTAGGGATTAAAGTCCAAGTTGCTCTTAATAATTTTCCTGCTTTTTTAGAAAAAGCGAGGCAGGGGAAACTTCAATTCTGGCAAGATGGTTGGGCATTAGACTATCCAGATTCGGAAAATGTTCTTCAACTTTTAATTTCAAAGAACCATGCACCAGGCCCAAACTCTACTTTCTACTCGAATGCAAAATTTGATAAATTGTTTAATAAAATGAAAGTTCTTCCAAATGGAGAAGAAAAAATTGAAATAATGAAAGAGATGGAAAGAATTATTGTTCATGATTTACCGTGGGTCATGCAGTATTATTCAAGAAACTATATTCTCTATCATGAAAGACTTAATAATTACCGCCACTCAGATCTTATATATAACAACTTTAAATACCTGAGACTGAATCAAAAGTAA
- a CDS encoding RecX family transcriptional regulator — protein sequence MKDQELSTQKTAYLYAIKLLTKRDYSKHKLQLKLKTRGYDEEHIQDAVDEIIEKGYLKEETYTTAKVKGLIHKGLHPSFIQTKLEEEHIQITIEEINEVFKEYKVTTRDQILTLLSKKMRSIDFEKDQERMDQLRFKLIRYILTKGHDLEEIKFLFDELISLKSK from the coding sequence ATGAAAGATCAAGAACTCTCTACTCAAAAAACAGCCTATCTCTACGCTATAAAGCTACTCACAAAAAGAGATTATTCAAAACATAAACTTCAACTTAAATTAAAGACAAGAGGTTACGACGAGGAACATATCCAAGACGCCGTTGATGAAATTATCGAAAAAGGTTATTTAAAGGAAGAGACCTATACCACTGCAAAGGTAAAGGGATTGATACATAAAGGTCTTCATCCAAGTTTTATTCAAACAAAATTAGAAGAAGAGCATATTCAAATTACAATCGAAGAGATTAACGAGGTTTTCAAAGAATATAAAGTTACAACAAGAGATCAAATCCTAACTCTTCTCTCTAAAAAAATGCGCTCAATTGACTTTGAGAAAGACCAAGAAAGAATGGACCAGCTAAGATTTAAGCTAATACGCTATATCTTAACAAAGGGTCACGATTTAGAAGAAATAAAGTTCTTATTTGACGAGTTAATTAGTCTCAAATCAAAATGA
- the recA gene encoding recombinase RecA, producing MASKTTNTPSTDANKTKALDLALATIEKQFGKGAIMKLDAGTKLEKVPAISTGCLGLDLALGVGGIPQGRIIEVYGPESSGKTTLTLHAAAECQKAGGTVAFIDAEHALDTYYAEKLGVDVPNTLISQPDSGEQALEIADMLVRSGAVDLLIVDSVAALTPRAELEGDMGDSHMGLQARLMSQALRKLTGSISRSNTTVIFINQLRMKIGVMFGNPETTTGGNALKFYASVRIDIRRIGAIKNGDQVVGNRTRVKIVKNKVAPPFKQIEFDIMYGEGISKTGDVLDLAVEHGVVEKAGAWFSYNNAKIGQGRENSKTYLSENAEIFEEIKNKVLAKNGLIAMEEEIIDEATGEILEDAPVEKKVKKSKKAEKVIQ from the coding sequence ATGGCTTCAAAAACAACAAACACACCATCAACTGATGCGAACAAGACTAAAGCGCTCGACCTGGCCCTAGCCACTATTGAAAAACAATTTGGTAAAGGTGCAATCATGAAATTAGATGCTGGAACTAAATTAGAAAAAGTACCTGCTATTTCTACTGGATGTCTTGGACTTGACCTTGCTCTAGGTGTTGGTGGAATCCCTCAAGGAAGAATTATTGAAGTATATGGTCCAGAATCTTCTGGTAAAACAACTCTTACATTACATGCGGCAGCTGAATGCCAAAAAGCTGGTGGAACAGTTGCTTTCATTGATGCTGAACATGCTTTAGATACATATTATGCCGAGAAGCTTGGGGTCGACGTTCCCAACACACTTATATCTCAACCAGACTCAGGTGAACAAGCTTTAGAAATAGCTGATATGCTTGTTCGTTCTGGAGCCGTTGACCTACTAATAGTCGACTCCGTAGCTGCTCTAACTCCAAGGGCTGAACTTGAAGGTGACATGGGAGATTCTCACATGGGTCTTCAAGCAAGACTTATGTCCCAAGCTCTAAGAAAGTTAACGGGTTCAATTTCAAGGTCAAACACAACAGTAATTTTCATTAATCAATTAAGAATGAAAATTGGTGTTATGTTTGGAAATCCTGAAACAACGACAGGTGGTAATGCACTTAAGTTCTACGCATCAGTAAGAATTGATATTAGAAGAATTGGTGCAATTAAAAATGGTGACCAAGTCGTTGGTAACAGAACAAGAGTAAAGATTGTAAAAAATAAAGTAGCTCCACCATTTAAGCAAATTGAATTTGATATTATGTATGGAGAAGGAATATCTAAGACTGGAGATGTTCTAGACCTAGCTGTTGAACATGGTGTTGTAGAAAAAGCCGGAGCTTGGTTCTCTTATAATAATGCAAAGATTGGACAAGGTAGAGAAAACTCAAAAACATACTTAAGTGAGAATGCCGAAATCTTTGAAGAAATTAAAAATAAAGTACTCGCAAAGAATGGTCTTATTGCAATGGAAGAAGAGATTATCGATGAAGCAACTGGTGAAATTCTAGAAGATGCCCCAGTTGAAAAGAAAGTAAAGAAATCAAAGAAAGCAGAAAAAGTAATTCAATAA
- a CDS encoding phosphatidylglycerophosphatase A, with translation MSEKNKPSVKNIDILFLSVFGSGFFPWAPGTFGTLVTMPFLYGLGTLGAPFFMYIPFLVIATAGACFVADFTQRTYNLHDPSWIVIDESLGIATTWLFLQNQSVVHYIVIFALFRFFDIVKIWPASYFDKKVKHGAGTILDDIISGFFAGFSYLAINSLGII, from the coding sequence ATGTCAGAAAAAAATAAGCCTAGTGTCAAAAACATAGATATTTTATTCCTCTCAGTATTTGGTTCAGGCTTTTTTCCTTGGGCCCCAGGAACATTTGGCACTCTTGTGACTATGCCTTTCCTTTACGGACTTGGAACTCTTGGCGCTCCATTCTTTATGTACATTCCATTTCTTGTTATAGCGACAGCTGGAGCATGTTTCGTAGCTGACTTCACTCAAAGAACCTACAACCTACATGATCCTTCTTGGATTGTAATTGATGAATCCCTAGGCATCGCAACAACTTGGCTTTTTCTGCAAAACCAATCGGTAGTACATTATATAGTAATTTTCGCTCTGTTTCGATTCTTTGATATTGTGAAAATATGGCCCGCAAGCTATTTCGACAAGAAAGTAAAACATGGAGCAGGGACTATTTTAGATGATATTATCAGCGGCTTTTTTGCAGGATTCAGCTACTTAGCCATTAATTCGCTCGGCATCATTTAA
- a CDS encoding TIGR04552 family protein, producing MVRPDYLSNYMFDWEILDVVVGGRSALDSKFFVSPLMGSEQVNQFLKGYGLDPNDPVSKAELFGNFQEAMQFVRRYFLKEGNNEGLDLKIPNSLYMITDVGELLTMATGQKEGIEREDELWAEIILKVMHTILHVDKDLRSTYFSVIQTQIFDKFYKYISRDADSLYLSNGVEKIKLVDFETKSKKARESVIIKLLHKVENVAEELFDRVGVRFITETKFDALRVVNFLVRENIIIPHNIKPSRSINTLVNLQELKEKYQNIIKMSLRNDLAEDRFINAIEREIAESESSIDQDRNKHTSKKYKAIQFTCRQLIKYKNPFFKEFSAVRKAAKEDKESELAKSIMNLDLSMIARDVRFFYPFEVQIADLKSHKENTEGEASHAEYKKAQTRSAMKRVFGSLIKYKNLEA from the coding sequence ATGGTAAGACCAGATTATTTATCAAATTATATGTTCGATTGGGAAATCCTAGACGTAGTTGTTGGTGGAAGATCAGCGCTCGATTCTAAGTTCTTTGTATCTCCACTAATGGGCTCTGAGCAGGTAAACCAGTTTTTGAAAGGATATGGGCTTGATCCTAATGATCCTGTTAGTAAGGCAGAGCTATTTGGTAACTTCCAAGAGGCAATGCAGTTTGTAAGAAGATACTTTTTAAAAGAAGGCAATAATGAAGGCCTCGATTTAAAAATTCCAAACTCTCTTTACATGATCACCGATGTGGGTGAGCTTCTAACAATGGCAACTGGTCAGAAGGAAGGCATAGAGAGAGAAGATGAACTTTGGGCAGAAATAATTCTAAAAGTGATGCACACAATTCTTCATGTTGATAAAGATTTAAGATCAACTTATTTTTCTGTCATACAAACACAGATATTTGATAAATTTTATAAATATATTTCAAGGGACGCAGATAGCCTCTATCTTTCCAATGGTGTTGAGAAAATAAAGTTAGTCGATTTTGAAACGAAATCTAAGAAAGCTAGAGAGAGTGTAATTATTAAACTCCTCCATAAAGTTGAAAATGTTGCAGAAGAACTTTTTGATAGAGTCGGTGTTCGCTTCATTACAGAAACAAAGTTTGACGCCTTGAGAGTTGTTAATTTTCTTGTTAGAGAAAATATTATTATTCCACATAATATAAAGCCAAGTAGATCAATCAACACACTCGTTAATTTACAAGAATTAAAAGAAAAATATCAAAATATAATTAAAATGAGTCTGCGTAATGATCTTGCTGAAGATAGATTTATTAATGCAATTGAAAGAGAGATTGCTGAGAGTGAGTCATCAATTGATCAAGATAGAAATAAACATACTTCTAAAAAATATAAGGCCATTCAATTTACTTGTAGGCAGTTAATCAAATATAAGAATCCTTTCTTTAAAGAATTTAGTGCTGTGAGAAAAGCTGCTAAAGAAGATAAAGAGAGTGAGCTTGCAAAGAGTATAATGAACTTAGACTTATCTATGATCGCTCGTGATGTGAGGTTCTTCTATCCTTTTGAAGTGCAAATTGCAGACCTCAAGTCGCATAAGGAAAACACTGAAGGGGAAGCCTCTCATGCTGAATACAAGAAAGCGCAAACGCGATCGGCAATGAAGAGAGTTTTTGGGAGCTTAATTAAATATAAGAATTTAGAGGCCTAG
- a CDS encoding alpha/beta hydrolase yields MKNEFPDYYYAQDGTRIFYLTNFKREELALDEEVIVFNYGLVCNRSHFTPQEKYFDDLGYKILIHDYRAHYSSSGQDQIESCTFKNITSDLKGVLDILTITKPIMIGHSMGVNVTLEFAKNYPNAIYKSILISGTVLPPQDIMFDSNVVDVASPFLQKFAKTRPRIFEFIWKNSYKNPIARKIVLDGGFNTKKVEDSFVQVYMKKISELPKDIFFHLLEQMKEHDIISSLENILTPTLIIGGDSDKVIPNYLQRILHQYLPNSKLYILKDGSHVPQIDFPELTNSRIEAFIKRA; encoded by the coding sequence ATGAAAAATGAATTCCCTGACTACTATTACGCTCAAGACGGCACTCGAATATTCTATCTTACAAACTTTAAGAGAGAGGAGCTAGCTTTAGATGAAGAAGTTATTGTTTTTAACTACGGACTTGTTTGCAATAGAAGTCACTTCACTCCTCAAGAAAAATATTTTGACGATTTAGGATATAAGATTCTTATACATGATTACCGTGCACACTACAGCTCTTCCGGGCAAGATCAAATTGAAAGTTGTACCTTTAAGAATATAACCTCCGATCTAAAAGGTGTTCTCGACATACTTACAATAACTAAACCAATTATGATAGGTCATAGTATGGGAGTGAATGTCACTCTTGAATTTGCTAAAAATTATCCAAATGCAATTTATAAATCAATTTTAATTTCAGGGACAGTACTTCCTCCTCAGGATATTATGTTCGACTCAAATGTTGTTGATGTTGCCTCACCTTTCCTACAGAAATTTGCAAAGACTAGACCAAGAATATTTGAGTTTATATGGAAGAACTCTTATAAAAATCCAATTGCGAGAAAGATTGTTCTCGACGGTGGATTTAATACTAAGAAAGTAGAAGACTCATTTGTCCAAGTATATATGAAGAAAATAAGTGAGCTTCCAAAGGATATTTTCTTTCACCTTTTGGAACAGATGAAAGAGCACGATATTATTTCATCACTTGAGAATATCCTCACACCAACACTTATTATAGGAGGAGATTCAGACAAAGTTATTCCAAACTATTTGCAGAGGATACTTCACCAATACTTACCGAACTCTAAATTATATATTTTAAAAGATGGAAGCCATGTCCCTCAAATAGATTTTCCAGAACTGACTAACTCGCGGATAGAAGCTTTTATAAAGAGAGCCTAG